The Microbacterium sp. W4I20 genome segment CGGGCGGCGTGATCGATCAGCTGATCGAGTCCTCCGCGGCATCGTTCGCGGCATCGACGCCGAGCTCGGGCGGCTGACGACGGAACCCTCGAGTGATGATCGCCAGGACCACCACTCCGATCACGAGCCAGCTGCTGCCGAGAAGGATCGCGTGGATGTCGAGACGGGTCAGGAGATAGGCGATCACGAGCGCGCCGATGATCGGCGCCACCACGTACAGGAAGACGTTGTGCGCCCCGCCCGACCGGCGTTCCCTCGCCCAGTAGACGACGACCGCGACGTTGACCATGATGAACGCGACGAACGCCCCGAAGTTGATGAACGACGTCGACGTTGCGACGTCCATGAAGATCGCGATCAGGCCGACTACGGCGATCGCTCCAATGCTGAGCACCGGCGTGCGGAAGCGTGGATTCAGGACGCCGAAGATGCGACGGGGAAGCACGCCGTCCCGTCCCATCGCGTAGAGCAGGCGGCTGCCCGCCGCCTGCGCCGCGAGGCCGGAGGTAAACTGTGCGATCACGAGAGCCGCGAGGAAGACCGCGCCGAAGAAGTTGCCGCCGATCGTCACGGCGATGTCGAACGCCGCGGTGTCGGGCGAATCGAACGTCCCTCCGGGGTGCACGAGCTGGGTGACATAGGCCACGAGCACGAAGATCCCGCCGCCGATCAATGCCACCAGCATGATCGCCTTCGGCACGGTGCGACGAGGGTCGACCGTCTCCTCGGTCAAGGTCGTCACCGCGTCGAATCCGAGGAAGGAGTATGCAGCGATGGCCGCGCCGCCGGCGATCCCCGCGAATCCCGCGTCGATTCCGACGAACGGCGTGGCCGAGACCAGGCCCGCTCCCCCGTCTTCTCCGGCGACGTGCGCCAGCGACAGGGCGACGAAGAACCCGATCACGAGGATCTGGAATGACATCAGCACGAGGTTCGTGCGATCCGCGACCTTGATGCCGATCACGTTGAGGACGCTGGTGATGACGATGAATCCGATGATCCAGATCGGCATCGGGACGGCGGGGAACTGCGCCTGAAGATAGGCGCCGCCGATGAGCCAGATCACCATCGGCAGGAAGAGGTAGTCGAGCATGATCGCCCAGCCGACCAGGAAGCCGACGCGGCCGTCGATCGTGCGGCGGACGTAGGTGTAGGCCGATCCTGCGACCGGATACGCCTTCGCCATACGGCCGTAGCTGTTGGCGGTGAAGAGCATCGCGATGAGCGCCACGAGGTAGGCGCTGGCACTGGCGCCGCCGGTCTCCGAAGCGATGACGCCGAAGATGCCGAGCACGATCAACGGAGTCAGATAGGCGAGGCCGAAGAGAACGAGCGACGGTAGCCGCAACGTGCGAGTCAGTGCGGTGGGATTGGCGGTTGTGGACACGGGCGACTCCTCTGTCTTGGTCGTGTCTGCGGGATGGGTTCGAGCACCTGCGGTGCTCGGGGGTCAGGGATGCGGGGCCGCCCAGGTCCGCGGATCGATGCGGCCGTCATACATCGGTAACGGGATCTCGTCGTCGTCGTCACGGAACTGCGCCCACATGCGGTTGCTGCCCATCGTGCCGTGCGCGCGCACGCGCGCGATGCCCTCCGGATCGAAGGCGAACGTCAGAGTCTGCTCGCCCACGCCCGCCTCGGCGATGACGAAGCCCTCGGGACCGACCACGATGCTGCGGCCTCGGCCGACCGGAGCCGCGCAGTTGACGCTCGCGACGAGGTTCTGATTCACGATGGCGTTGGCACGCGCCAGCACGAGTTCCTGCTCGCGGTCGGGAGTCGTGGTCTTCACGATGTTCAGGACGAGGTCCGCGCCGAGCCATGCCAGTTGTCTGGAGTGTTCGGGGAACCACGCGTCGTAGCAGATCGAGAACCCGGCGGTGCCTGCGCCATCCAGGTCGGCGATCACGAACTCGGTTCCGGGCCGATGCGGCTCGAAGGGCCGCCACGGGAACATCTTGCGGTAGCTCGCACGCAGCGTGCCCGAGGGATCGAAGAGCAGCTGAGTGTTGAAGAACTCGCCGTCGGGTCCGCGCTCACCGATGCTGCCGGGGCACAACCAGATGCCGTGTGCACGGGCGATCACCCCCAGTTCGGCGACGAACGGCGAGTCCAGCCGATGCGCATGACTCTCGAGCGCATCCGCCCTGGCGGCCGTAGGCAGGTGCTCCGTTCCGCATAGGTGCAACTCGGGGTAGACGAGCAGCGTGATCTGCGGATGTTCCGCGAGGGTGCGCTCGACGTCGGTGGCGAAATCCGCGACCGGGGCCTCGATCGGCAGGGGAACTCGCTGGGCGAGACCCACCTCGAGCGTTCCGGCCATCCGTCCGACCCCTTCGTCGCATTCGCCAAACTAGATCATTCTGAACATGATCAGCTTGATCACTATATGAGTACTCCTCGTTAGAATCAAGCCATGGAGGCACGCGGCGGAACGGCAGGGGTCGACGTCGACCTCGCCCTGTTCTCGGCACCAGGATCCGCAGCCCTCACGCGCCTGTCCGCAGTCGAGACGGTGAGAGCGCGCATCCTGCTGTCGGTCGAGCATGCTCTTCTCGCACCCGGTAGCCGTCTTCCGGGAGTCGAGCACATCGCCGCGGGGCTCGAGGTCAGTGCCATCACGGCACGTCGGGCACTGGAGAGCCTCGTGCTCGACGGCGTGCTCGTGCGGCGACCGGGACGGGCGGGAGGTACATTCGTCGCCGATGCGCCCCCACACCTCAGCGACTCCTCCGTTTCGGCGTACAGGGCGGATGCCGAGAGCATCCGACGTCTCATCGATCAGCGGAGCCTGATGGAGAGCGCGATCGTGCACGAGATGGCGCTCGTCGCCACCGAAGAGCAGTGCGAGGAGCTTGACCGACTCGTCCTCGCGTCACAACAGGCGGCGAACTGGCTGGAGCACCACGGCCCCGACAGCAGGTTCCACCGACTGTGCGCGACGTGGAGCGGTCTACCCGAGGCGCCCGCCTACCTCGCGGTGTACGAAGCTCTGGTCAAGTACTTCGTCCCCTACCCGATGGATCAGCTGGAGGTCGGGCGCGATGAACATCGCGCGCTCGTTGCCGCGTTCCGCGCACATGACCCGATCGCCGCAGTCGCCGTCACCCGTGCACACGTCGACGCCCTCAGGCGGGAGATGTTCCTCGCGCTCCCCCGCGCCACCTAACCTGCCAAGCGCCCTAAGATGGTTACAAAGAGGGAGTGTTTCGTCATGGAACAGAACACGATTTCGGAATCAGCACTGCTGGCGCTCATGAACAGCACACCGGTGGTCGACGGCGAGCGAATCGATCAGCTCGATGATCCGGTCAGCGCGGCCGAGCTCGCGAAGCCCTATTCGCGAGACACCCCCTCGCCCTTGCAGATCGCGCATCTTCGCGACGCGCGAGACACCATCCAGGCCGTGACGAGGTCGGAGGCCGCGGCATCCGATCTGTACCGGTTTCTCGACAAGGTGGAGAGTCATCCCACCATCGCGGACGGCATGATCCACTGGGAGATCGAGGCTCCGGCATCCGCTCTTCCCGCTGCGCGCCTCGTCCTGGCCTGGAACGAGGTCGTCGAGAAGATGCCCGGGCGCCTGCGTCCCTGCGCCAACCCCGAGTGCACCAAGTTCCTCATCGACCACAGCAAGCCGAACACGGCCCGGTGGTGCTCGATGGCCACGTGCGGCAATCGGATGAAGGCACGCCGCTACCAGGCGCGTCGTTCGCCCAACTCTTGACGCAACCCGCAATCAACCCGCGGGCATAAAATCGGCGCCACTCCGGTTAACCAGTAAAACTGGTTATAGGAGTTAGACATGTCGCAGGCATCGAACGGATCAGCGGCGGCCGCGCCGACGCGCATCCCGCTGAACACACTGGCGATCGCGCTGGGAATCGCAGGTGTCGCCGAGGTGTGGTCGGCGACGTCGACGGTGATCGACCTTCCCCCGGTCGTGCCGCAGATCTTCTGGAGCCTCGCCGCCGCCGCCATGATCTGGCTGATTACCGCCCATTCGGTCCGCGGCATCCGGATCAAGAGCCCACTCAAGGAGCAGCTGCGGCACCCGGCCCAGGGCCCGCTCGCCGCGATGGTGCCGCTCATCGGCATGCTTCTCGGCAGTGACCTCGTCGCCTGGTTCCCGGTGGCGGGTACGGTCCTCGTCGTCGTGTCAATGACGGTCGCGACCATCTTCGCCGGCTGGCTGATCAGCACCTGGACATCGGGGCAGATCGAGCTCGGCGCCCTGCACGGCGGCTACCTCCTGCCCACGGTCGCGGGAGGATTCGTCGCGGCCAGCGCGGCGGACACCGTCGGACTGCGCGATGTCGGCTGGGCCGCCTTCGGGGTCGCGAGCCTGTTCTGGGTCGTCATGACCACGTTGCTGATCGCACGCCTGATCAGCAGGCCGCCGCTGCCCGAAGCTCTCGTCCCGACGCTCACCGTGGTGATGGCTCCGCCCGCCGTCGGCGGCCTGGCACTCTTCGCGCTGACCGATCACGTCTCGACCCCGCTGTCGCTCGCGTTCGCCGGCCTCACCGCGATCCTCGTGATCGCGCAGCTCGCGCTCATCCCGCGGTATCGCCGCCTGCCCTTCACGCTGGGATTCTGGTCGTTCACCTTCCCGGTCGCGGCGGTCGTCTCCTACGCCATCACCTGGCTCGGCGTCGACGTCGTTCCGGGGGCAGGTGTCATCGCGATGGTGCTCGCGATCGCGACGACGCTGTTCGTCGCCACGATCGGGGTGCGCTCTCTCGCCGGCATCCTCGGTGCCTCCGCCCGTCGTCGCGAAGAGGAGGTCCTCACCGATGCCGATGACGCGGATGCTGCGATGACCCGCACCGCACCCAAACACCGAGAGATGAGTCGATCATGAGCAGGCAGTACGGAAGCATCGCCTTCACGGCCGATGTCGACGCCGGGCAGGAGTTCTACGGAAGCGCCGACTTCTACCGCAGAGCGGCCCTGCGCGGAGACGGCGGGAAGAACGGCGATCCTCTCGGTGCCAGGGAGATCGAGTACCTGCAGACCCGCGACTCGTTCTACCTGTCGACCGTGGGCGAGACCGGATGGCCGTACGTGCAGTTCCGCGGCGGCCCCGTCGGATTCGTCACGGTCACCGATCCGCACACCATCAGCTGGGCCGACTACCGCGGCAACCTCCAGCACGTCAGCACCGGAAACCTGCGCGGCGACGACCGCGTCTCGATCATCGCGATGGACTACCCGTCCCGCAGCCGGCTGAAGCTGTTCGGCCACGCGAAGGTCGTGCGCCTCGACGAGGACCCCGAGCTGGTCGACAGCCTGCGCCATCCGGACGACCCCGATGCCATCGTCGAGCGCGCCATCACGGTCACCGTCAGTGCCTACGACTGGAACTGCCCGCAGCACATCACGCCGCGGTACACCCACGAGCAGATCGCGACCCTGGTCACCCCGATGCGGGATCGTATCGCGGCGCTCGAACTCGAGAACGCACGACTTCGCGAGGTCCGCACGACTCCTCGATGAGCACGACACCGCCGGGCCCGTAGACGTCGATGACCTGCGGCGAGCGCGCACGGCCGTTCACCGAGCCGGGGCTGTCAACCGTCGGAGCGGATGCGCCCCTCCTCGAGATGAACGCGGTGCTCGGCATCCCCGATCACCGCCGGATCGTGCGAGACGCAGACCACGGCGACGCCACGCGCGGCCTCGTCGCGCAACACGGTCCTGATGCGCAGGCTGCTGGCGGAGTCGAGGCCGGTCGTCGGCTCATCGAGCAGCAACAGGTCGGCGTCCCGCGCCAACCCCTGAGCCAGCAGCGCTCGCTGCTGCTGGCCGCCGGAAAGGGAGGCGAACGGATGCCGCGCGAGCCCCCGGATGTCGAGTCGGTCCATCGAATGCTCGACGAGCGCGCGGGCCGCAGCGTCCATCCGGCGCCACATTCCGAGCCGCCCCCACGCTCCGACGCTCACGACATCCTGTACCGATACCGGAAGACCCGCAGGGATGGCGGCGCGCTGCGGGACGAAGGCGGTGGTGCCGCTGACGCGCCGCTCGCCGCCGTGCTCTCGCGTGCCCGCAAGGACCTCCAGGAGCGTCGATTTGCCCGCGCCGTTCGGCCCAGTGATGACGGCCAGAGTCCCGGGAGCGAACTCGACTCCCACTCCGGAGAGCGCCGCTCCACCGTCGTAGGCGACATGGATGCCGGTCAATCGTGCCTCCGTGCCGCTCGTCGATCGGGGAGAGGTCATAAGTCCCACTATACGAGTTTGATAATCATTATCAACAAGCCCTAGGCTCGCAGACTGTGAGTTCTCATCCCCTTGGCGTCCTCGACCCGTTCGCCCTCGACTTCCTGCAGCGTGGGATGCTCGGCGGCGCACTGGTGGCGATCCTGTGCGCCATCGTCGGCACGTGGGTCGTCATCCGCGGGATGGCGTTCCTCGGAGAGGCGCTGGCTCACGGCATGCTTCCGGGAGTCGCCCTCGCGACCGTTCTCTCGCTGCCGGTCCTGGTCGGCGGCGCCATCAGCGCCGTCGCCATGAGCGTGGGCATCGGAGCACTGCAACGACGCGCGCGCCTGTCGTATGACACCAGCATCGGCCTGCTGTTCGTGTCGATGCTGGCGCTCGGCGTCATCGTCATCTCCCACTCGGGCAGCTTCGCCACCGACGCGACCGCCATCCTGTTCGGCGACATCCTCGCGATCAGTCAGGGCGACCTCGTGCTGCTCGCCGCCGCCGCTACCACCGGACTGATCGTCGCGGCTCTCTTCCACCGCTCGTTCGTCGCTCTCTCCCTCGACGCACGCATCGCCGCCGTCCTCGGTCTGCGCCCGCGGATCGCGCGGGCCGCGCTCGTCGGACTCGTCACCCTCGCCGTCGTCGCCTCGTATCAGGCGGTCGGATCCATGCTCGTCGTCGGTCTGCTGCTCGCACCGGCGGTCGCCGCCGGGCACTGGACCACGCGCATCCCCACACGGATGGCACTCGCCGCCGTCTTCGGCGTGGTCGCGGTGTTCCTCGGCCTCCTCGCCTCCTGGTACGCCGCGACGGCCGCCGGCGCCTCCGTGGCAGCATCCGCCATCCTGCTCGCCTGCCTCTCCTGGGCAGCGCGCGCGGCCCTCCCCCCTCTCGGGACGCGGACGCGCCCCGCCTGAACCCGCCGTCGCGACGACGCGACCACCCGCACGACACATGACAAGGAAGGATCCCGTGCGCTCTCGCATCGCCCTCTTCGCCCTCACCGGCACACTCGCCGTCTCCCTGGCCGCCTGCAGCACCACGTCTACCGCACCGGCCGCACCGAGCGGCTCCGCCGACGACGGACACGGTGCCATCACCGGCGCGGAGGAGGTCGCCGAGCCGCAGCTCGGACTCACCGCGATCGACCCGCAGGGGCTCGTCACCCACCTGGACCTGCTCAACGAGAGCGTCGCCGACATCGGCGAGATCTCGGCGCCGACGGCCATGACGACCGACGGACGTTACCTCTTCGCCCAGACCGACGAAGGCATCGAGATCGTCGACAGCGGCGTGTGGACCTGGGATCACGTCGATCACTTCCATTACTACCGGGCAGCGCCGGCACTTCTCGGCTCCGTCGCGGGAGAAGGCGACGCCATGATCGCGACGACCAATCTGTCGACCACCGGCGGCACCGGCATCTCGTTCGCCGGTTCGGGCGATGCCGTGCTGCTCGACACCCAGGCCCTGTCGAAGGGCGAGATCACCGAGCTGTTCCGCATCGAACGCGAACCGCACGCGGGGCTCGTGGTCCCGGTCGGCTCCTTCGCCCTCGTCTCCGAGGGATCCGACGGTATCGGCTCCACGGTCGTCGGATACACGGCCGATGGGAAGGCGACGGGCACCGAGGAGCCATGCGCCGCGCCGGCCGGCACCATCACGACCCGGGTCGGCGCCGTGATCGGCTGCGCAGACGGCGCCCTGCTCGCGCACGTCGACGGCGACGAATTGCACCTCGAACGAATCCCGTACCCCGCCAGCACGACCGCCCCTCCCGCGCAGTCGTTCGACAACCGCGAGGGGCGCCCCACGGTCGCAGGTCTCGCGGGCTCGGAGGGAATCTGGCTTCTGAACACGCGCGAGCGGTCGTGGACGCTACTCCCCTCCCCCACGCCGCTCGTGCACGTGACCGCGGTGGACGACGAAGACGGTCATCTGCTCGCGCTCGCTCAGGATGGCCGGGTGCTGGTGCTCGACGAGACGGGTGCCGTGATCGCCGAGACCGCACCGCTCGTGGCGGACTCCCTTGCCGCGGGCAACACCCCGACGCTGATCGCCGACCAGCACCGCGCGTACCTCAGCGCGCCCGCCGAGCGACGGCTCTACGAGATCGACTATGCGGATGCCGCGCGCATCGCCCGCACCTTCGTCACCACCACCGAACCGGCGTTCGTCGCCGAGACAGGACGCTGACATGCGCCCCACACGCCTCTTCGCTGCCCTCGCCCTGACCGGGATCGCTGCGTCCGGGCTCACCGCCTGCGCGGCCGCTGCAGAGTCCGGCCCGACGGTCGTGGTCTCGACGAACATCCTCGGTGACGTCGTCGAAGAGCTGGTCGGCGAGCAGGCGAGGGTCGTGACTCTCATGAAGCCCCACGCCGACCCCCACTCCTTCGAGATCTCGGCGCAGGAGGCCGCGACCCTGCGCGGGGCGGACCTCCTCGTCTCGAACGGCCTCGGCCTCGAGGAGGGGCTGCAGCAGCACCTCGACGCTGCTGCCGCCGACGACGTCCCGATGTTCGTGGCCGGCGACGCCATCGACGTGCTCGACTACAGCGAGGGCGATGCGGAGGGGATGCCGGACTCCCATTTCTGGACGGACCCGGAGCGGATGATCGATGTCGTCGACGCGATCGCGCCGGTGCTGGCCGACATCGACGGGATCGACGCCGACGCGCTGGATGCGACCGTCGACGCGTATCGCGACGAGCTGCAGGCGATGGATGCCGAGATGAGCGAGGCATTCGCCGGGATCCCGGAGGACCGCCGCGCACTGGTCACCAACCACCACGTCTTCGGCTACCTCGCTCAGCGCTTCGACTTCGACATCATCGGCGCGGTGATCCCGGGCGGGACGACCCTGGCCGCGCCGTCGGCATCCGATCTCGCCGATCTGGTCGACGCGATCGAGCAGACCGGGGTGCCCGCGATCTTCGCGGAGTCGTCGTCGCCGGACCGCCTCGTCCAGGCCCTCGCGAGCGAGGCGAACGTGCAGGTCGAGGTCATCGAGCTGTACACCGAGTCGCTCACCGGCCCCGGTGAGGGCGCCCCCGACTACCTGACCATGATGCGCGTCAACACCGAGCGCATCACCACCGGTCTCACGCCGTGAGACCTCACCACAGAGAAAGAGGCATGCACATGCGAACCTCCCCCCTGCGTCGCGCGTTGATCAGCGCGGCCGCGATCGGCGCGGTCGTCACCCTGGCGTCCTGCGCTGCCGGCGGCGACTCGACCGGCCCGGCATCGACCCCCGACAGCATCGCGTCCGACACGGCGGGCGCCCGCGTCGCGATCTCCTACGAGGGCGGCATCCTGGTCCTCGACGGCGAGACGCTCGACACGGTCGCCGACTTCGACTCCGAGCCGTTCACGCGCCTCAACCCCGCGGGAGACGACCGCCACGTGATGGTCACGATGAGCGAGGGCTTCCAGGTGCTCGACACGGCCGCCGGAACCTCCGACGAGCCTGAGCTCACCGACACGGTCTTCGAGGCCGACACCCCGGGTCACGTCGTGCGGCACGCCGACAAGACCGTGCTCTACGCCGACGGCACCAGCGACACCACGATCTTCGACACCGCCGACCTGGCGAGCGCAGGCGGCCTGCCCGAGGTCGAGACCATCCGCGGTGTCGAGGCGCACCACGGCGTCTCGGTCGTGCTCGAGGACGGCACCTTCCTGACCACGGTCGGCAACGCCGACGGCCGCAACGGCATCGTGGCGAAGGATGCCGAAGGCGTCGAGATCGTATCGTCGGACCAGTGCCCCGGCGTGCACGGTGAAGGCACCGCGAAGGACGAGGCCGTCGTCTTCGGCTGCGAGAACGGCGCACTGATCTACCACGACGGCGAGATCACCAAGCTCGACGCTCCCGACCAGCCCTACGGCCGCATGGGCAACGCCTACGTCAGCGAGACCAGCCCCCTCATCGTCGGCGACTACAAGAACGACGTCGACGCCGAGGGCTACCTGCTCAGCGCCGTCACGCTCATCGACACCGAGGCCCAGACGCTCGAGGTCGTCGACCTGCCCGATGGCGTCGAGTACACCTTCCGTGATGTCGTGCGCGGCCCGGACGACCTCGCCTACATCCTCAGCACCGACGGCTCGATCCATGTGCTCGACCCCGAGACCGGTGAGATCACCGACAGCTTCCCGGTCGTCGAGGCGTGGGAGGGCCCGGCCGAATGGCAGGATGCCCACCCCGCCATCGTCGTCGCCGGGAACGTCGCCTACGTCACCGAGCCCGCCGCGAACAGCGTGCACGCGGTCGACCTGGCCACGGGGAAGGTGCTCGCGAGCACCGAGCTCGACGTGACGCCGAACGAGATCGCCCCCGCAGCGGGCTGATCGGTCACGAGAGACAGGAAGGGCGGGTCGCCACCTCGGTGCGGTCCGCCCTTCCTGCCCTGCGCATCCCGGTGCGCGGGGTCGCGCGTCGTCAGCGCGTGTCGCCCTCGCCGGCTCGTGCGCGCATCCGCCCCGTCTGGTGCGCCCAGATGGCGATCTCGACACGGTTGCGGGCGCCGAGCTTGGTCATCAGGCTCCCGATGTGCGTCTTGACCGTGCTGAGGGTGATGTACAGCTCGCTCGCGATCTCGCCGTTGCTCAGGCCGCCCGCGACCTTCGCGAGCACCTGCTCCTCGCGGTCGGTGAGCGGTTCGACCGGCTGCGGCGGTGGTGCGACGGGACTCGCTCCGGCGAACGCCGCGAGCAGCCGCACCGTGACATTGGGGGCGATCAAAGCATCCCCGCTAGCCGCAGCGCGGATCGCCCGGGCGAGCAGCTCGGGTCCGGCATCCTTGAGCAGGAAGCCCTTGGCTCCCGCCCGAAGCGCGGCGAAGACATACTCGTCGAGGTCGAAGGTCGTGATGACGACCACCGCCATCGGGTCATCCACGCCCGGGCCGGCGAGCGCACGGGTCGCCTCGATGCCGTCGAGATCGGGCATGCGGATGTCGAACAGGCAGACGTCCGGGCGCAGCGTGCGGGCGAGGGTGACCGCCTGATTGCCGTCGGCGGCCTCGCCCACGACCTCGATGTCGGGCTGCGCACCGAGGATCATGCTCAGGCCCGTGCGCACGAGCTCCTGATCGTCGGCGATGAGCACGCGGATCGTCACGATGCCCATCCCGCGCGAGGCAGCACCGCGATGACAGCCCATCCGCCGCCGGGTGCGGGCCCCGCCTGGCAGGTGCCGCCGAGCAGAGCAGCGCGCTCCCTCATGCCGATGATGCCGAACCCTGGCGTCGGCGACGCCGCGACATCGCCGTCGTTCGTCACGGTCACCCGCAGCCCGCCGGCATCCGCCTCCACGCGCACGTCGACGCGGCTGACCTGCCGCGCGTGACGGAGGGCGTTGGTCACCGATTCCTGCGCGAGACGGAAGACCGCGGCTGCCACCGGAGGAGGGATGCTGCCGTCATCGCCCACGACCGTCACGGCGACCTCCGCGCCGCCCGGCCGCATCCCGGCGAGCTGCTCGATGTCCGCCAGACGCGGACTCGGCGCGAGCTCCGCTGTGTCGCCCTGCCGCAGCACCCGCACCATCGACCTCAATTCGCTCAGAGTCTTGGCCGCCTCCGCCTCGATCACCGTCAGCGCGTCCTGCGCCGCGCGCGGATCCCGCTCCGCGACCGCGAGGCCCGCCTGGGCTCGGATCGCGATGGCCGTGACGTGATGGGCGACCGTGTCGTGCAGGTCGCGCGCCAGGTGCTCGCGCTCCCGGATCCGGATGCCGGCGAGGTTGCGCTGCCGGGATCCCGCCCGGTAGCGGAACGCGATGCCGAGCAGCACCACGGTGAGCAGCAGCGCGAACCCGCCGATGAGGTCATCGAGCCCTCCCCCACGGACGAACGTGAGGCTGAGGCTCACGATGAGGACGGCCGAACCGATCACGAGGTCGCGCCCTGCGCCCCAGCGGAAAAGAGCGTAGACGTTCACCAGGACGAAGAGGCTCGAGTAGAGCGTCGAGCCGGGCAGCAGGAGCTCGAGCGGCACCATCACGATCAGGAGCATCGCGAGCGGCTTCGTGCGGCGCCACAGCACGGTCGGCAGCAGGACGAACAGCGCGATCACCGCGAACAGCGGATGCTGCAGGTCGGTGCGGAAGAGGGCCTCGATCACTGCCAGCACCGCGACGAGGGCCACGAGCGCCCAGTCCCGCCAGACCCGGCGCGGCGGAGCGGGCACGGCGCGCGGCGCACTCCACGCGGAACGCCAGAGCCCGGTCACCCCGTCAGGATACAAGCGCACCACGTCCCGACACAGTGCGCCTCTGCCGACCGGCCCGTCGCCGGATCAGCAGTTCGGCCACGGCACTGTTGATCACGAAGGCCGCGGCGACGAGCCAGGCCTCACCGAACGCGTCGACCTCGCCGAGCGGGATCGTCCAGAGCGCGAAGACGAGTGCCTGCGTGCCGCCGGAGACGGCGATCGCGTAGGCCCGGGTCATCCAGGCTCCGTGCGCGGCGAAGTCGCGACGCCTGATCGCGATCACGCTGCGCAGGAGGAACACCGTCATCGCCACGGCGAAGACGAGACGGATCATCGCGAGGGCGAGCTCATCCGGGTGGCCGCCGAAGAAGACCGCGAGCCAGAGGGCGGACGATGCGGCGAGGAATCCCGCGGGGATCAGCACGCGGCCGGCGGCGCGGTGCCAGCGATGCCGCGTCCGCAGTGCCGGGGAGAACTGGAAGGCCCCGATCAGGCAGAACACGGTCATCGACACGATGTGCGCGATCAGAGCGACGGTCGAAGTCAGCGGCGATGCCCCTTCGGCGCCGGCGCTCACTTCCGTCAGGCGGAGCACACCGCCGAGCACCGGGAGCGCACTGAGCAGCAGGAGGCCCGTGATCGCCGGCCACCCGCTCTTCGGTCGCCGCCGTTGTCGTTCTTGACCCGGGGTCGGACGGGTGGCCTTCATCTGTGGCGACATGTCTCGATGCTGGCGCGAGCGGGCACCAGCGGACATCGGTCTTCGGCATGGACTCGGAGTCGTACTTTCGGCGGCAGGATGCGGACCACACGGCCGATGACGCGCACCCCCTGGCGCGGCGAGCATCGAGTCATGACAACCGACACGACCATGACCGCGGCCGTCTACCGCCGCTTCGGCGCACCCGAGGAGGTGCGTCTCGAGCAACGTGCCATCCCCTCGCCGAAGCCCGGCGAGGTGCTCATCCGCGTGCATGCGAGCACGGTGAGTATCGCCGACCACCGGGCTCGCGCCCGGGACGTGCCGGCCGGTCTCGGGCTGATCGCCGCCGTCGGGATCGGCCTCTTCCGGCCGAAGCATCCGATTCTGGGCATGGATGCCGCGGGCGTCGTCGAGGCCGTC includes the following:
- a CDS encoding APC family permease; this encodes MSTTANPTALTRTLRLPSLVLFGLAYLTPLIVLGIFGVIASETGGASASAYLVALIAMLFTANSYGRMAKAYPVAGSAYTYVRRTIDGRVGFLVGWAIMLDYLFLPMVIWLIGGAYLQAQFPAVPMPIWIIGFIVITSVLNVIGIKVADRTNLVLMSFQILVIGFFVALSLAHVAGEDGGAGLVSATPFVGIDAGFAGIAGGAAIAAYSFLGFDAVTTLTEETVDPRRTVPKAIMLVALIGGGIFVLVAYVTQLVHPGGTFDSPDTAAFDIAVTIGGNFFGAVFLAALVIAQFTSGLAAQAAGSRLLYAMGRDGVLPRRIFGVLNPRFRTPVLSIGAIAVVGLIAIFMDVATSTSFINFGAFVAFIMVNVAVVVYWARERRSGGAHNVFLYVVAPIIGALVIAYLLTRLDIHAILLGSSWLVIGVVVLAIITRGFRRQPPELGVDAANDAAEDSIS
- a CDS encoding carbon-nitrogen hydrolase family protein; protein product: MAGTLEVGLAQRVPLPIEAPVADFATDVERTLAEHPQITLLVYPELHLCGTEHLPTAARADALESHAHRLDSPFVAELGVIARAHGIWLCPGSIGERGPDGEFFNTQLLFDPSGTLRASYRKMFPWRPFEPHRPGTEFVIADLDGAGTAGFSICYDAWFPEHSRQLAWLGADLVLNIVKTTTPDREQELVLARANAIVNQNLVASVNCAAPVGRGRSIVVGPEGFVIAEAGVGEQTLTFAFDPEGIARVRAHGTMGSNRMWAQFRDDDDEIPLPMYDGRIDPRTWAAPHP
- a CDS encoding FadR/GntR family transcriptional regulator, whose protein sequence is MEARGGTAGVDVDLALFSAPGSAALTRLSAVETVRARILLSVEHALLAPGSRLPGVEHIAAGLEVSAITARRALESLVLDGVLVRRPGRAGGTFVADAPPHLSDSSVSAYRADAESIRRLIDQRSLMESAIVHEMALVATEEQCEELDRLVLASQQAANWLEHHGPDSRFHRLCATWSGLPEAPAYLAVYEALVKYFVPYPMDQLEVGRDEHRALVAAFRAHDPIAAVAVTRAHVDALRREMFLALPRAT
- a CDS encoding CGNR zinc finger domain-containing protein: MEQNTISESALLALMNSTPVVDGERIDQLDDPVSAAELAKPYSRDTPSPLQIAHLRDARDTIQAVTRSEAAASDLYRFLDKVESHPTIADGMIHWEIEAPASALPAARLVLAWNEVVEKMPGRLRPCANPECTKFLIDHSKPNTARWCSMATCGNRMKARRYQARRSPNS
- a CDS encoding transporter, whose amino-acid sequence is MSQASNGSAAAAPTRIPLNTLAIALGIAGVAEVWSATSTVIDLPPVVPQIFWSLAAAAMIWLITAHSVRGIRIKSPLKEQLRHPAQGPLAAMVPLIGMLLGSDLVAWFPVAGTVLVVVSMTVATIFAGWLISTWTSGQIELGALHGGYLLPTVAGGFVAASAADTVGLRDVGWAAFGVASLFWVVMTTLLIARLISRPPLPEALVPTLTVVMAPPAVGGLALFALTDHVSTPLSLAFAGLTAILVIAQLALIPRYRRLPFTLGFWSFTFPVAAVVSYAITWLGVDVVPGAGVIAMVLAIATTLFVATIGVRSLAGILGASARRREEEVLTDADDADAAMTRTAPKHREMSRS
- a CDS encoding pyridoxamine 5'-phosphate oxidase family protein, which translates into the protein MSRQYGSIAFTADVDAGQEFYGSADFYRRAALRGDGGKNGDPLGAREIEYLQTRDSFYLSTVGETGWPYVQFRGGPVGFVTVTDPHTISWADYRGNLQHVSTGNLRGDDRVSIIAMDYPSRSRLKLFGHAKVVRLDEDPELVDSLRHPDDPDAIVERAITVTVSAYDWNCPQHITPRYTHEQIATLVTPMRDRIAALELENARLREVRTTPR
- a CDS encoding ATP-binding cassette domain-containing protein, which codes for MTSPRSTSGTEARLTGIHVAYDGGAALSGVGVEFAPGTLAVITGPNGAGKSTLLEVLAGTREHGGERRVSGTTAFVPQRAAIPAGLPVSVQDVVSVGAWGRLGMWRRMDAAARALVEHSMDRLDIRGLARHPFASLSGGQQQRALLAQGLARDADLLLLDEPTTGLDSASSLRIRTVLRDEAARGVAVVCVSHDPAVIGDAEHRVHLEEGRIRSDG